A window of Raineyella sp. W15-4 contains these coding sequences:
- the sigM gene encoding RNA polymerase sigma factor SigM encodes MTGPPEPPTDEELLAAHVDGDPEAFAVLVGRHQDRLWSVAVRTLGDPDDAADALQEAYLRAFRRAHTFRGDARVATWLHRIVINSCLDRIRYLKRRPTTPLDPERVVSAAPGDDPPDALVDAVTEALGQITPDQRAALILVDMEGFSVEEAAGMLGCAPGTIKSRCSRGRARLAALLRDFPTPG; translated from the coding sequence ATGACCGGGCCACCGGAGCCGCCCACCGACGAGGAGTTGCTGGCCGCCCACGTCGATGGCGACCCCGAGGCCTTCGCGGTGCTCGTCGGGCGGCACCAGGATCGGCTCTGGTCGGTGGCGGTGCGCACTCTCGGCGATCCGGACGATGCCGCCGACGCCCTGCAGGAGGCCTATCTGCGGGCGTTCCGGCGGGCGCACACCTTCCGTGGCGACGCTCGCGTCGCCACCTGGTTGCACCGGATCGTGATCAACTCCTGCCTGGACCGGATCCGCTATCTGAAGCGCCGGCCGACCACCCCGCTCGACCCGGAGCGGGTGGTCTCTGCGGCCCCGGGGGATGATCCGCCGGACGCCCTGGTGGACGCGGTCACCGAAGCCCTGGGGCAGATCACCCCGGACCAGCGGGCCGCGCTGATCCTGGTCGACATGGAGGGATTCAGTGTCGAGGAGGCGGCCGGGATGCTCGGCTGCGCCCCGGGGACGATCAAGTCCCGGTGTTCACGCGGCAGGGCCCGATTGGCGGCCCTGCTGCGTGACTTCCCGACCCCGGGATGA